From Aricia agestis chromosome 11, ilAriAges1.1, whole genome shotgun sequence, a single genomic window includes:
- the LOC121731795 gene encoding partitioning defective 3 homolog isoform X2 — MKDTPRCEDVADKLVRLFGWRQTYPVQKLQRGIQEKYTETGPETWIGVRALRASGGGILDPDDRVCDVADDRETLTAECSNQPQPRAAQADGASGSSAGTASPDMFRGGGGVGTVADSCVEVGAGADGGGGLQVRRGSEPTLHQDNLPLTLHDDASEQTKRWSAAVVCREDRAPHKPDARPDPAPAPHFQRHSNRLSMQFSGPGSGVWLDAAERVQSYGSKSLPRDARREPLGQDTPPSVDQNHRVEEMLRWVSGVNNVASVHPVQERPLDLLPEGGNSERAVSGVEIPVSPSSKPATQTVSVTLVKGDKGLGFTITTRDNPTGGHCPIYIKNILPKGAAVTDGRLRAGDRLVSVGGAAVAGLAQQQVVALLRNTPPRAAVDIVVERPAPHPALATHPQNATRTQRVEPQPSPKKYNEKAIGSEMPVQTENKTENGRVSNMVNAINQSANSSIRGRIPKSSSKDDLLKDQSLNNSNSNSNDALNSSSRSLLSLRNRQILRLDVPVHDSEKAGLGISVKGKVTVGPEPHDLGIFIKSVLHGGAASRDGRLHTNDQLLSVNGVSLVGQSNAEAMETLRRALLHSRPNVHGSISLTVARRTDSMDNLARWKDDTPPNGNDTTNSNENSNSQNFNTIIYNGDKENKPEYPKYEKIEERQKHATVVTVNSNGSWASNQSDDCKGYLERDDSNHDSKRDSFEWSRLDGWNPVIDRLTGLRNESYYMATQPHVPLAPSERRAHARSPPHHHVIIEEDYVTRGSAGESGSESGHGFSRDAVGRRSMSEKRHAALDARATGTYKKIKELKAEHALQVGPSLGMRKSSSLESLQTAIQEKQRNPRNEPIYARAHPPLKHWLTDDSAAPDTLVRGSPQQSSLSHKKPSLLKSLSTMFRIGKPHKKTDTEICGRSTPGRSSEKSLSREALERHSRIDERLAESSEREHNLREESRRSERSERTERLARPPERRSARTAPSHAPQALDSAWGPTGHYVNYEEIQHNLNARREKLSEVQIGQMRRQVDAQRAKAEEESSRRAGSGYHSQRSCRDARTQSNYYDYDTAPPRRPGKLSHYH; from the exons GGTCCGGAGACATGGATCGGCGTTCGGGCGTTGCGCGCCAGCGGCGGTGGCATTCTCGACCCGGACGACAGGGTGTGCGACGTCGCCGACGACCGGGAGACCCTCACCGCGGAGTGCAGCAACCAGCCCCAGCCGCGAGCGGCGCAGGCTGACGGCGCCAGCGGGTCTTCCGCCGGCACCGCCTCGCCCGATATGTTCCGA GGCGGTGGCGGCGTGGGCACAGTGGCGGATTCATGTGTCGAAGTGGGCGCCGGCGCAGACGGTGGAGGTGGGCTCCAGGTGCGACGCGGCAGCGAGCCTACTCTGCATCAGGACAACCTGCCCCTGACGCTGCATGACGAT GCATCCGAGCAAACGAAGCGGTGGTCGGCCGCGGTGGTGTGCCGCGAGGACCGCGCGCCGCACAAGCCGGACGCGCGCCCCGACCCCGCCCCCGCGCCGCACTTCCAGCGACACTCCAACAGACTTTCCATGCAGTTCTCCGGACCGgg AAGTGGTGTGTGGCTGGACGCAGCGGAACGTGTACAGAGTTACGGCAGCAAGAGTCTCCCGCGGGACGCTCGCAGGGAGCCTCTGGGACAGGACACGCCCCCCAGCGTCGACCAAAACCATAG GGTGGAGGAGATGCTAAGATGGGTGTCGGGAGTGAACAACGTGGCCAGCGTACATCCCGTCCAGGAGCGGCCGTTGGACTTACTACCTGAAG GTGGCAACAGCGAGCGCGCGGTCTCCGGAGTGGAGATCCCAGTGAGTCCCAGCAGCAAGCCGGCCACGCAGACCGTCTCCGTGACCCTGGTGAAGGGCGACAAAGGGCTGGGCTTCACCATCACCACACGAGACAACCCCACCGGTGGACACTGTCCTATATACATCAAGAATATATTGCCCAAG GGTGCAGCTGTGACGGACGGTCGTCTGCGCGCCGGGGACCGGCTCGTGTCAGTGGGTGGCGCGGCGGTGGCGGGTCTGGCGCAGCAGCAGGTGGTGGCTCTGCTCCGGAACACGCCCCCTCGCGCCGCGGTAGATATCGTCGTCGAGCGCCCCGCCCCTCACCCCGCGCTAGCTACGCACCCGCAAAACGCCACGCGTACGCAG AGAGTGGAACCACAGCCTAGTCCAAAGAAATATAACGAAAAAGCCATAGGATCTGAGATGCCAGTTCAAACGGAGAACAAAACTGAGAACGGCCGAGTTTCGAACATGGTGAATGCAATCAACCAAAGCGCGAATAGCTCCATACGAGGTCGGATACCCAAGAGTTCTTCGAAAGACGATCTCTTGAAGGACCAAAGCCTGAACAACTCTAATTCCAACTCAAACGACGCGCTAAATTCGTCTTCAAGAtct CTACTAAGTCTAAGGAACCGGCAGATTCTCCGGCTTGACGTGCCGGTGCACGACTCGGAGAAGGCCGGACTGGGGATAAGCGTGAAGGGCAAGGTCACCGTCGGTCCCGAACCCCATGATCTGGGCATCTTCATCAAGTCGGTCCTACACGGTGGCGCCGCTTCGAGGGACGGAAG ATTGCACACTAACGACCAGTTGCTGAGCGTGAACGGAGTGTCGCTAGTGGGTCAGTCGAACGCCGAAGCCATGGAGACGCTGCGACGAGCCCTGCTGCACTCCCGACCCAACGTGCACGGGAGTATATCCCTCACAGTCGCCAGGAGAACAG ACAGCATGGATAACCTAGCGAGGTGGAAGGACGATACGCCGCCAAACGGGAACGACACAACAAACTCGAACGAGAACAGCAACTCGCAGAACTTCAACACGATCATATACAACGGCGATAAAGAGAACAAACCCGAGTACCCCAAATACGAGAAGATTGAAGAGCGACAGAAGCATGCGACTGTCGTCACCGTCAACAGCAACGGCAGTTGGGCGTCAAACCAGTCGGACGATTGTAAGGGATACCTCGAGAGAGACGATTCCAACCACGATAGTAAAAGAGACAGTTTCGAGTGGAGTCGACTGGATGGGTGGAATCCGGTGATAGACAGACTGACGGGGCTTCGTAACGAGAGCTATTATATGGCGACGCAGCCGCACGTGCCGCTCGCGCCGAGCGAACGTCGTGCGCACGCGCGCTCCCCCCCACACCATCACGTGATCATTGAGGAGGATTACGTCACACG AGGCAGCGCGGGCGAGTCAGGCAGCGAGAGCGGTCACGGGTTCAGCCGCGACGCCGTCGGCCGCCGCTCGATGTCGGAGAAGCGGCACGCGGCGCTCGACGCGCGCGCTACCGGCACTTACAAGAAGATCAAGGAGCTTAAGGCTGAGCATG CACTGCAAGTTGGTCCGTCATTGGGTATGCGGAAATCGTCTAGCTTGGAATCTCTACAGACTGCCATACAGGAGAAACAGAGGAACCCACGCAACGAACCCATATACGCACGGGCTCATCCAC CTCTGAAGCACTGGCTGACGGACGACAGCGCGGCGCCGGACACACTCGTGCGGGGTTCGCCGCAGCAGTCCTCACTCTCGCACAAGAAGCCTTCCTTGCTGAAATCACTCTCCACTATGTTTAG AATCGGCAAGCCCCACAAAAAGACTGACACTGAAATATGCGGACGATCGACGCCGGGGCGGTCCTCAGAGAAATCGTTATCGAGGGAGGCGCTAGAGAGGCATAGCAGAATAGACGAGCGGTTAGCAGAGAGCTCGGAAAGGGAACATAATTTGAG AGAGGAAAGTAGAAgaagcgagcgcagcgagcgtacAGAACGCTTGGCGCGCCCGCCGGAGCGGCGCAGCGCACGCACCGCCCCCTCGCACGCGCCgcag GCCTTGGACAGCGCCTGGGGGCCGACCGGACACTACGTCAACTACGAGGAGATACAACACAACCTCAa CGCGCGGCGGGAGAAGCTGAGCGAGGTGCAGATCGGGCAGATGCGGCGGCAGGTCGACGCGCAGCGCGCCAAAGCTGAGGAGGAGAG
- the LOC121731795 gene encoding partitioning defective 3 homolog isoform X4 produces the protein MKDTPRCEDVADKLVRLFGWRQTYPVQKLQRGIQEKYTETGPETWIGVRALRASGGGILDPDDRVCDVADDRETLTAECSNQPQPRAAQADGASGSSAGTASPDMFRGGGGVGTVADSCVEVGAGADGGGGLQVRRGSEPTLHQDNLPLTLHDDASEQTKRWSAAVVCREDRAPHKPDARPDPAPAPHFQRHSNRLSMQFSGPGSGVWLDAAERVQSYGSKSLPRDARREPLGQDTPPSVDQNHRVEEMLRWVSGVNNVASVHPVQERPLDLLPEGGNSERAVSGVEIPVSPSSKPATQTVSVTLVKGDKGLGFTITTRDNPTGGHCPIYIKNILPKGAAVTDGRLRAGDRLVSVGGAAVAGLAQQQVVALLRNTPPRAAVDIVVERPAPHPALATHPQNATRTQRVEPQPSPKKYNEKAIGSEMPVQTENKTENGRVSNMVNAINQSANSSIRGRIPKSSSKDDLLKDQSLNNSNSNSNDALNSSSRSLLSLRNRQILRLDVPVHDSEKAGLGISVKGKVTVGPEPHDLGIFIKSVLHGGAASRDGRLHTNDQLLSVNGVSLVGQSNAEAMETLRRALLHSRPNVHGSISLTVARRTDSMDNLARWKDDTPPNGNDTTNSNENSNSQNFNTIIYNGDKENKPEYPKYEKIEERQKHATVVTVNSNGSWASNQSDDCKGYLERDDSNHDSKRDSFEWSRLDGWNPVIDRLTGLRNESYYMATQPHVPLAPSERRAHARSPPHHHVIIEEDYVTRGSAGESGSESGHGFSRDAVGRRSMSEKRHAALDARATGTYKKIKELKAEHALQVGPSLGMRKSSSLESLQTAIQEKQRNPRNEPIYARAHPPLKHWLTDDSAAPDTLVRGSPQQSSLSHKKPSLLKSLSTMFRIGKPHKKTDTEICGRSTPGRSSEKSLSREALERHSRIDERLAESSEREHNLREESRRSERSERTERLARPPERRSARTAPSHAPQALDSAWGPTGHYVNYEEIQHNLNGYSARREKLSEVQIGQMRRQVDAQRAKAEEESRRAGSGYHSQRSCRDARTQSNYYDYDTAPPRRPGKLSHYH, from the exons GGTCCGGAGACATGGATCGGCGTTCGGGCGTTGCGCGCCAGCGGCGGTGGCATTCTCGACCCGGACGACAGGGTGTGCGACGTCGCCGACGACCGGGAGACCCTCACCGCGGAGTGCAGCAACCAGCCCCAGCCGCGAGCGGCGCAGGCTGACGGCGCCAGCGGGTCTTCCGCCGGCACCGCCTCGCCCGATATGTTCCGA GGCGGTGGCGGCGTGGGCACAGTGGCGGATTCATGTGTCGAAGTGGGCGCCGGCGCAGACGGTGGAGGTGGGCTCCAGGTGCGACGCGGCAGCGAGCCTACTCTGCATCAGGACAACCTGCCCCTGACGCTGCATGACGAT GCATCCGAGCAAACGAAGCGGTGGTCGGCCGCGGTGGTGTGCCGCGAGGACCGCGCGCCGCACAAGCCGGACGCGCGCCCCGACCCCGCCCCCGCGCCGCACTTCCAGCGACACTCCAACAGACTTTCCATGCAGTTCTCCGGACCGgg AAGTGGTGTGTGGCTGGACGCAGCGGAACGTGTACAGAGTTACGGCAGCAAGAGTCTCCCGCGGGACGCTCGCAGGGAGCCTCTGGGACAGGACACGCCCCCCAGCGTCGACCAAAACCATAG GGTGGAGGAGATGCTAAGATGGGTGTCGGGAGTGAACAACGTGGCCAGCGTACATCCCGTCCAGGAGCGGCCGTTGGACTTACTACCTGAAG GTGGCAACAGCGAGCGCGCGGTCTCCGGAGTGGAGATCCCAGTGAGTCCCAGCAGCAAGCCGGCCACGCAGACCGTCTCCGTGACCCTGGTGAAGGGCGACAAAGGGCTGGGCTTCACCATCACCACACGAGACAACCCCACCGGTGGACACTGTCCTATATACATCAAGAATATATTGCCCAAG GGTGCAGCTGTGACGGACGGTCGTCTGCGCGCCGGGGACCGGCTCGTGTCAGTGGGTGGCGCGGCGGTGGCGGGTCTGGCGCAGCAGCAGGTGGTGGCTCTGCTCCGGAACACGCCCCCTCGCGCCGCGGTAGATATCGTCGTCGAGCGCCCCGCCCCTCACCCCGCGCTAGCTACGCACCCGCAAAACGCCACGCGTACGCAG AGAGTGGAACCACAGCCTAGTCCAAAGAAATATAACGAAAAAGCCATAGGATCTGAGATGCCAGTTCAAACGGAGAACAAAACTGAGAACGGCCGAGTTTCGAACATGGTGAATGCAATCAACCAAAGCGCGAATAGCTCCATACGAGGTCGGATACCCAAGAGTTCTTCGAAAGACGATCTCTTGAAGGACCAAAGCCTGAACAACTCTAATTCCAACTCAAACGACGCGCTAAATTCGTCTTCAAGAtct CTACTAAGTCTAAGGAACCGGCAGATTCTCCGGCTTGACGTGCCGGTGCACGACTCGGAGAAGGCCGGACTGGGGATAAGCGTGAAGGGCAAGGTCACCGTCGGTCCCGAACCCCATGATCTGGGCATCTTCATCAAGTCGGTCCTACACGGTGGCGCCGCTTCGAGGGACGGAAG ATTGCACACTAACGACCAGTTGCTGAGCGTGAACGGAGTGTCGCTAGTGGGTCAGTCGAACGCCGAAGCCATGGAGACGCTGCGACGAGCCCTGCTGCACTCCCGACCCAACGTGCACGGGAGTATATCCCTCACAGTCGCCAGGAGAACAG ACAGCATGGATAACCTAGCGAGGTGGAAGGACGATACGCCGCCAAACGGGAACGACACAACAAACTCGAACGAGAACAGCAACTCGCAGAACTTCAACACGATCATATACAACGGCGATAAAGAGAACAAACCCGAGTACCCCAAATACGAGAAGATTGAAGAGCGACAGAAGCATGCGACTGTCGTCACCGTCAACAGCAACGGCAGTTGGGCGTCAAACCAGTCGGACGATTGTAAGGGATACCTCGAGAGAGACGATTCCAACCACGATAGTAAAAGAGACAGTTTCGAGTGGAGTCGACTGGATGGGTGGAATCCGGTGATAGACAGACTGACGGGGCTTCGTAACGAGAGCTATTATATGGCGACGCAGCCGCACGTGCCGCTCGCGCCGAGCGAACGTCGTGCGCACGCGCGCTCCCCCCCACACCATCACGTGATCATTGAGGAGGATTACGTCACACG AGGCAGCGCGGGCGAGTCAGGCAGCGAGAGCGGTCACGGGTTCAGCCGCGACGCCGTCGGCCGCCGCTCGATGTCGGAGAAGCGGCACGCGGCGCTCGACGCGCGCGCTACCGGCACTTACAAGAAGATCAAGGAGCTTAAGGCTGAGCATG CACTGCAAGTTGGTCCGTCATTGGGTATGCGGAAATCGTCTAGCTTGGAATCTCTACAGACTGCCATACAGGAGAAACAGAGGAACCCACGCAACGAACCCATATACGCACGGGCTCATCCAC CTCTGAAGCACTGGCTGACGGACGACAGCGCGGCGCCGGACACACTCGTGCGGGGTTCGCCGCAGCAGTCCTCACTCTCGCACAAGAAGCCTTCCTTGCTGAAATCACTCTCCACTATGTTTAG AATCGGCAAGCCCCACAAAAAGACTGACACTGAAATATGCGGACGATCGACGCCGGGGCGGTCCTCAGAGAAATCGTTATCGAGGGAGGCGCTAGAGAGGCATAGCAGAATAGACGAGCGGTTAGCAGAGAGCTCGGAAAGGGAACATAATTTGAG AGAGGAAAGTAGAAgaagcgagcgcagcgagcgtacAGAACGCTTGGCGCGCCCGCCGGAGCGGCGCAGCGCACGCACCGCCCCCTCGCACGCGCCgcag GCCTTGGACAGCGCCTGGGGGCCGACCGGACACTACGTCAACTACGAGGAGATACAACACAACCTCAa TGGTTACAGCGCGCGGCGGGAGAAGCTGAGCGAGGTGCAGATCGGGCAGATGCGGCGGCAGGTCGACGCGCAGCGCGCCAAAGCTGAGGAGGAGAG
- the LOC121731795 gene encoding partitioning defective 3 homolog isoform X1, giving the protein MKDTPRCEDVADKLVRLFGWRQTYPVQKLQRGIQEKYTETGPETWIGVRALRASGGGILDPDDRVCDVADDRETLTAECSNQPQPRAAQADGASGSSAGTASPDMFRGGGGVGTVADSCVEVGAGADGGGGLQVRRGSEPTLHQDNLPLTLHDDASEQTKRWSAAVVCREDRAPHKPDARPDPAPAPHFQRHSNRLSMQFSGPGSGVWLDAAERVQSYGSKSLPRDARREPLGQDTPPSVDQNHRVEEMLRWVSGVNNVASVHPVQERPLDLLPEGGNSERAVSGVEIPVSPSSKPATQTVSVTLVKGDKGLGFTITTRDNPTGGHCPIYIKNILPKGAAVTDGRLRAGDRLVSVGGAAVAGLAQQQVVALLRNTPPRAAVDIVVERPAPHPALATHPQNATRTQRVEPQPSPKKYNEKAIGSEMPVQTENKTENGRVSNMVNAINQSANSSIRGRIPKSSSKDDLLKDQSLNNSNSNSNDALNSSSRSLLSLRNRQILRLDVPVHDSEKAGLGISVKGKVTVGPEPHDLGIFIKSVLHGGAASRDGRLHTNDQLLSVNGVSLVGQSNAEAMETLRRALLHSRPNVHGSISLTVARRTDSMDNLARWKDDTPPNGNDTTNSNENSNSQNFNTIIYNGDKENKPEYPKYEKIEERQKHATVVTVNSNGSWASNQSDDCKGYLERDDSNHDSKRDSFEWSRLDGWNPVIDRLTGLRNESYYMATQPHVPLAPSERRAHARSPPHHHVIIEEDYVTRGSAGESGSESGHGFSRDAVGRRSMSEKRHAALDARATGTYKKIKELKAEHALQVGPSLGMRKSSSLESLQTAIQEKQRNPRNEPIYARAHPPLKHWLTDDSAAPDTLVRGSPQQSSLSHKKPSLLKSLSTMFRIGKPHKKTDTEICGRSTPGRSSEKSLSREALERHSRIDERLAESSEREHNLREESRRSERSERTERLARPPERRSARTAPSHAPQALDSAWGPTGHYVNYEEIQHNLNGYSARREKLSEVQIGQMRRQVDAQRAKAEEESSRRAGSGYHSQRSCRDARTQSNYYDYDTAPPRRPGKLSHYH; this is encoded by the exons GGTCCGGAGACATGGATCGGCGTTCGGGCGTTGCGCGCCAGCGGCGGTGGCATTCTCGACCCGGACGACAGGGTGTGCGACGTCGCCGACGACCGGGAGACCCTCACCGCGGAGTGCAGCAACCAGCCCCAGCCGCGAGCGGCGCAGGCTGACGGCGCCAGCGGGTCTTCCGCCGGCACCGCCTCGCCCGATATGTTCCGA GGCGGTGGCGGCGTGGGCACAGTGGCGGATTCATGTGTCGAAGTGGGCGCCGGCGCAGACGGTGGAGGTGGGCTCCAGGTGCGACGCGGCAGCGAGCCTACTCTGCATCAGGACAACCTGCCCCTGACGCTGCATGACGAT GCATCCGAGCAAACGAAGCGGTGGTCGGCCGCGGTGGTGTGCCGCGAGGACCGCGCGCCGCACAAGCCGGACGCGCGCCCCGACCCCGCCCCCGCGCCGCACTTCCAGCGACACTCCAACAGACTTTCCATGCAGTTCTCCGGACCGgg AAGTGGTGTGTGGCTGGACGCAGCGGAACGTGTACAGAGTTACGGCAGCAAGAGTCTCCCGCGGGACGCTCGCAGGGAGCCTCTGGGACAGGACACGCCCCCCAGCGTCGACCAAAACCATAG GGTGGAGGAGATGCTAAGATGGGTGTCGGGAGTGAACAACGTGGCCAGCGTACATCCCGTCCAGGAGCGGCCGTTGGACTTACTACCTGAAG GTGGCAACAGCGAGCGCGCGGTCTCCGGAGTGGAGATCCCAGTGAGTCCCAGCAGCAAGCCGGCCACGCAGACCGTCTCCGTGACCCTGGTGAAGGGCGACAAAGGGCTGGGCTTCACCATCACCACACGAGACAACCCCACCGGTGGACACTGTCCTATATACATCAAGAATATATTGCCCAAG GGTGCAGCTGTGACGGACGGTCGTCTGCGCGCCGGGGACCGGCTCGTGTCAGTGGGTGGCGCGGCGGTGGCGGGTCTGGCGCAGCAGCAGGTGGTGGCTCTGCTCCGGAACACGCCCCCTCGCGCCGCGGTAGATATCGTCGTCGAGCGCCCCGCCCCTCACCCCGCGCTAGCTACGCACCCGCAAAACGCCACGCGTACGCAG AGAGTGGAACCACAGCCTAGTCCAAAGAAATATAACGAAAAAGCCATAGGATCTGAGATGCCAGTTCAAACGGAGAACAAAACTGAGAACGGCCGAGTTTCGAACATGGTGAATGCAATCAACCAAAGCGCGAATAGCTCCATACGAGGTCGGATACCCAAGAGTTCTTCGAAAGACGATCTCTTGAAGGACCAAAGCCTGAACAACTCTAATTCCAACTCAAACGACGCGCTAAATTCGTCTTCAAGAtct CTACTAAGTCTAAGGAACCGGCAGATTCTCCGGCTTGACGTGCCGGTGCACGACTCGGAGAAGGCCGGACTGGGGATAAGCGTGAAGGGCAAGGTCACCGTCGGTCCCGAACCCCATGATCTGGGCATCTTCATCAAGTCGGTCCTACACGGTGGCGCCGCTTCGAGGGACGGAAG ATTGCACACTAACGACCAGTTGCTGAGCGTGAACGGAGTGTCGCTAGTGGGTCAGTCGAACGCCGAAGCCATGGAGACGCTGCGACGAGCCCTGCTGCACTCCCGACCCAACGTGCACGGGAGTATATCCCTCACAGTCGCCAGGAGAACAG ACAGCATGGATAACCTAGCGAGGTGGAAGGACGATACGCCGCCAAACGGGAACGACACAACAAACTCGAACGAGAACAGCAACTCGCAGAACTTCAACACGATCATATACAACGGCGATAAAGAGAACAAACCCGAGTACCCCAAATACGAGAAGATTGAAGAGCGACAGAAGCATGCGACTGTCGTCACCGTCAACAGCAACGGCAGTTGGGCGTCAAACCAGTCGGACGATTGTAAGGGATACCTCGAGAGAGACGATTCCAACCACGATAGTAAAAGAGACAGTTTCGAGTGGAGTCGACTGGATGGGTGGAATCCGGTGATAGACAGACTGACGGGGCTTCGTAACGAGAGCTATTATATGGCGACGCAGCCGCACGTGCCGCTCGCGCCGAGCGAACGTCGTGCGCACGCGCGCTCCCCCCCACACCATCACGTGATCATTGAGGAGGATTACGTCACACG AGGCAGCGCGGGCGAGTCAGGCAGCGAGAGCGGTCACGGGTTCAGCCGCGACGCCGTCGGCCGCCGCTCGATGTCGGAGAAGCGGCACGCGGCGCTCGACGCGCGCGCTACCGGCACTTACAAGAAGATCAAGGAGCTTAAGGCTGAGCATG CACTGCAAGTTGGTCCGTCATTGGGTATGCGGAAATCGTCTAGCTTGGAATCTCTACAGACTGCCATACAGGAGAAACAGAGGAACCCACGCAACGAACCCATATACGCACGGGCTCATCCAC CTCTGAAGCACTGGCTGACGGACGACAGCGCGGCGCCGGACACACTCGTGCGGGGTTCGCCGCAGCAGTCCTCACTCTCGCACAAGAAGCCTTCCTTGCTGAAATCACTCTCCACTATGTTTAG AATCGGCAAGCCCCACAAAAAGACTGACACTGAAATATGCGGACGATCGACGCCGGGGCGGTCCTCAGAGAAATCGTTATCGAGGGAGGCGCTAGAGAGGCATAGCAGAATAGACGAGCGGTTAGCAGAGAGCTCGGAAAGGGAACATAATTTGAG AGAGGAAAGTAGAAgaagcgagcgcagcgagcgtacAGAACGCTTGGCGCGCCCGCCGGAGCGGCGCAGCGCACGCACCGCCCCCTCGCACGCGCCgcag GCCTTGGACAGCGCCTGGGGGCCGACCGGACACTACGTCAACTACGAGGAGATACAACACAACCTCAa TGGTTACAGCGCGCGGCGGGAGAAGCTGAGCGAGGTGCAGATCGGGCAGATGCGGCGGCAGGTCGACGCGCAGCGCGCCAAAGCTGAGGAGGAGAG